In Alphaproteobacteria bacterium, a single genomic region encodes these proteins:
- a CDS encoding dodecin family protein has protein sequence MTMLKVIEVLAQSDKNWEDAAQKAVDQAGKSVRDIKSIYIKEMEASVENGKITRYRINGKISFLLENS, from the coding sequence ATGACAATGCTGAAAGTCATCGAGGTGCTGGCGCAGTCCGATAAGAATTGGGAGGATGCTGCGCAGAAGGCGGTCGATCAGGCCGGGAAATCGGTCCGCGACATCAAGTCGATCTACATCAAGGAAATGGAAGCCAGCGTTGAAAATGGCAAGATTACCCGGTACCGGATCAACGGCAAAATTTCCTTCCTGCTGGAAAACTCCTGA
- the ppsA gene encoding phosphoenolpyruvate synthase, translating to MGNGDLLRWFSDISRADVAVVGGKNASLGEMVAHLGEAGIRVPGGFATTATAYWEFLEANELKPVLAERLGALKEDGSNLAAVGKSVRRLILEADFPVALSDAILDAYHDMTERSGHRVGSVAVRSSATAEDLPEASFAGQLETFLNVRGDAALLKACKKCFASLFTDRAIIYRRNHGFDHMDVALSVGVQEMVRADKAGSGVMFSIDTETGFPGSVLINAAWGLGETVVQGMVDPDEYHVFKPLLSHSHLKPIIEKSLGGKAQKMIYAKGGKGSSKLVSTRMKERSAYVLNDEEILQLARWAVVIEEHYGQPMDMEWAKDGRTGDLFVVQARPETVQSRREAQTLKSYKLKTTSRKLVSGLAIGDAISTGKVCRLDSARDIDQFVPGAVLVTGMTDPDWVPIMKKAAAIVTDHGGRTSHAAIVSRELGLTAIVGASGATDTLQDDDEVTVSCAEGAQGNVYEGALDYDVREIDLGQIPATETKIMVNLANPAAAFRWWRLPTDGVGLARMEFIIGTQIRIHPMALVRFETLKDKKARREIDALTKAYDNKSEYFVETLARGMARIAAAHFPNRVIVRMSDFKTNEYARLIGGEAFEPAEENPMLGWRGASRYYSEGYRAGFALECQAVRRAREEIGLDNIVVMIPFCRTLEEADNVLEVLAENGLMRGKNGLDVYVMVEIPSNVLLAEKFAERFDGFSIGSNDLTQLILGVDRDSSLLSGLFDEQNEAVKAAIGDLLSKARKSGIPTGLCGQAPSDHPEFAAFLVSQGITSISVSPDSFLAVKEVVARTEAESGRPESTL from the coding sequence ATGGGTAACGGCGATCTTCTGCGATGGTTTTCCGACATTTCCCGGGCTGACGTTGCCGTTGTCGGCGGCAAGAACGCTTCTCTGGGGGAAATGGTTGCGCATCTTGGCGAGGCCGGCATCAGGGTTCCCGGCGGGTTTGCGACAACAGCGACGGCTTATTGGGAGTTTCTCGAGGCAAATGAACTCAAGCCGGTCCTGGCCGAGCGGCTCGGGGCCTTGAAAGAGGATGGCAGCAATCTCGCCGCGGTCGGGAAATCCGTTCGCAGGCTGATTCTGGAGGCAGATTTCCCCGTGGCGCTTTCGGATGCCATCCTCGACGCCTATCACGATATGACGGAACGAAGCGGCCACAGGGTTGGAAGCGTGGCGGTTCGTAGCAGCGCGACGGCGGAAGATCTGCCGGAAGCAAGCTTCGCCGGACAGCTTGAGACATTTCTCAACGTGCGGGGGGACGCCGCGTTGCTCAAGGCATGCAAGAAATGTTTTGCCTCTCTTTTTACCGATCGGGCGATCATATACCGGCGAAACCACGGCTTCGATCACATGGACGTGGCCTTGTCGGTCGGCGTGCAGGAGATGGTGCGTGCCGACAAGGCAGGGTCGGGCGTCATGTTTTCCATAGACACAGAAACGGGCTTTCCCGGCAGTGTGCTGATCAATGCAGCCTGGGGACTGGGTGAGACCGTTGTTCAGGGCATGGTCGATCCCGACGAATACCACGTCTTCAAGCCCCTGCTGAGCCATTCCCATCTCAAGCCCATCATCGAGAAGTCGCTTGGTGGCAAGGCGCAGAAGATGATCTATGCGAAGGGCGGCAAAGGCAGTTCAAAGCTGGTCTCTACCAGGATGAAGGAGCGGTCCGCCTACGTCCTCAACGATGAGGAAATCCTGCAGCTGGCCCGATGGGCGGTGGTAATCGAAGAGCATTACGGTCAGCCCATGGATATGGAATGGGCGAAGGACGGGCGTACTGGAGACCTGTTTGTCGTTCAGGCAAGGCCCGAAACCGTCCAGTCGCGGCGGGAGGCCCAAACGCTCAAGTCCTACAAACTGAAAACGACGAGCCGCAAGCTCGTCTCGGGGCTGGCGATCGGAGACGCCATTTCTACCGGAAAGGTTTGTCGGCTGGACAGCGCCCGGGATATCGATCAGTTCGTGCCGGGGGCGGTCCTGGTTACCGGCATGACGGACCCCGACTGGGTTCCGATCATGAAAAAGGCGGCTGCCATCGTTACGGATCACGGCGGACGTACCAGTCATGCGGCGATCGTGAGTCGGGAACTTGGACTGACCGCTATCGTCGGCGCGAGCGGGGCAACAGATACCCTCCAGGACGACGACGAGGTTACAGTTTCCTGCGCCGAGGGCGCGCAAGGAAACGTCTACGAGGGGGCGCTGGATTATGACGTCCGGGAAATCGACTTGGGGCAAATCCCGGCGACGGAAACCAAAATTATGGTCAACCTTGCCAATCCGGCCGCGGCTTTCCGCTGGTGGAGATTGCCGACCGATGGGGTCGGGCTCGCTCGCATGGAATTCATTATCGGGACCCAGATCAGGATCCATCCGATGGCGCTGGTTCGTTTCGAAACGCTCAAGGATAAAAAGGCGCGTCGTGAAATAGATGCACTGACAAAGGCTTACGACAACAAGTCGGAATATTTCGTCGAGACCCTCGCGCGAGGAATGGCGCGTATTGCGGCGGCCCATTTCCCCAATCGCGTAATTGTCCGGATGAGCGACTTCAAGACGAATGAGTATGCCAGACTTATCGGGGGTGAGGCGTTTGAGCCGGCGGAGGAGAATCCGATGCTCGGCTGGCGCGGGGCGAGCCGGTATTACAGCGAAGGCTATCGGGCCGGGTTTGCCCTCGAATGTCAGGCGGTTCGCCGCGCCCGCGAGGAAATCGGCCTCGACAACATTGTCGTCATGATTCCGTTCTGCCGGACCCTTGAAGAGGCCGATAACGTGCTCGAGGTCCTCGCGGAGAATGGCCTGATGCGGGGTAAAAACGGTCTCGATGTGTATGTGATGGTGGAGATTCCTTCAAACGTCCTGCTGGCGGAAAAATTCGCCGAGCGGTTTGACGGCTTTTCCATTGGATCGAACGACCTGACTCAGCTGATCCTAGGGGTCGATCGTGACAGCAGCCTGTTGAGCGGCCTCTTTGATGAGCAGAACGAGGCGGTAAAGGCGGCGATCGGCGATCTTCTGTCGAAAGCCCGAAAATCCGGAATCCCGACCGGGCTCTGTGGCCAGGCGCCCAGCGACCACCCGGAATTCGCGGCCTTCCTGGTATCCCAGGGGATTACCTCAATATCGGTAAGTCCGGACAGTTTTCTGGCGGTCAAGGAAGTTGTGGCTCGGACCGAAGCTGAATCCGGTCGTCCGGAGAGTACCTTGTGA
- a CDS encoding cation:proton antiporter: MTGNDITLMTLGGLLLLGLATDAFARYTPLPRVTLLVLFGVAVGPTGLDLLPVEIDHWYALSADIALLMIGFLLGSKLSLKNLRKTGSQVLWISSLEVIGVAAIMFAGLVALGFDATISLLLAGIAPASAPAAIANVVDEVPHRGRFTELLLEVVAVDDAWGLIAFSVFLACAQAMAGGDMLSALSYGGWELGGALLVGAAIGLPAALLTGRVAPGQPTLTEALGVVLFCGGLALYLEVSFLLSAMIAGTIIANFAHHHERPFHEISNIQWPFMVLFFVLAGASLHFETLLGVGLIGAAYIFLRVVGLTSGAWLGARISGCEPAHCRWIGLAITPQAGVALGMALVAASRFPELRDQIMPVIIGTTVIFELAGPILTRLAILRADQAQPPRARKPESG; the protein is encoded by the coding sequence ATGACCGGTAACGACATCACACTCATGACGCTGGGCGGGTTACTGCTTCTCGGCCTCGCCACCGACGCATTTGCAAGATACACACCGCTCCCGCGCGTGACGCTCCTGGTCCTGTTCGGCGTGGCGGTCGGTCCAACAGGCTTGGACCTGCTGCCCGTCGAGATTGACCACTGGTATGCACTCTCGGCCGATATTGCACTCCTGATGATCGGATTCCTTCTCGGTAGCAAACTCTCGCTCAAGAACCTGAGAAAGACCGGCTCGCAAGTGCTCTGGATTTCATCCCTCGAAGTCATCGGTGTTGCGGCCATCATGTTCGCCGGCCTCGTTGCCCTTGGCTTCGATGCGACCATAAGCCTTCTGCTGGCGGGGATAGCCCCTGCCTCCGCACCCGCCGCTATCGCAAATGTTGTCGACGAGGTGCCCCACAGGGGACGCTTCACCGAATTGCTGCTTGAAGTCGTCGCGGTAGACGATGCATGGGGTCTTATCGCCTTCAGCGTATTCCTTGCCTGCGCCCAGGCCATGGCCGGCGGCGACATGCTGAGCGCCCTCAGCTATGGCGGCTGGGAGTTGGGCGGCGCGCTTCTGGTCGGCGCTGCCATCGGTCTTCCCGCCGCACTTCTGACCGGGCGTGTCGCCCCTGGCCAGCCCACGCTGACGGAAGCACTTGGCGTGGTGCTATTTTGCGGAGGCCTCGCGCTCTATCTCGAAGTTTCCTTTCTTCTGTCCGCCATGATCGCGGGGACAATCATCGCAAATTTCGCGCACCATCATGAGCGGCCGTTTCATGAAATCAGCAATATCCAGTGGCCATTCATGGTGCTGTTTTTTGTCCTCGCCGGAGCCTCACTTCATTTCGAGACACTTCTTGGCGTCGGCCTTATCGGGGCAGCATATATATTTTTGCGGGTCGTCGGGCTTACGAGCGGAGCCTGGCTCGGTGCCCGGATATCGGGATGCGAACCGGCCCATTGCCGGTGGATTGGCCTTGCGATCACACCACAGGCTGGCGTGGCTCTTGGCATGGCGCTTGTCGCAGCCAGCCGATTCCCCGAACTCCGAGATCAGATCATGCCTGTCATCATCGGCACCACAGTCATCTTCGAGCTTGCGGGACCGATTCTTACCCGGCTTGCGATCCTTCGCGCGGATCAGGCGCAACCCCCTCGAGCACGGAAACCGGAAAGCGGGTGA
- a CDS encoding amidohydrolase has protein sequence MTDSLLIQGGTILTATKEQPVIENGFILIEKGQIAAIGPGRPKPEIDVDEVIDARDKLVIPGFVNAHTHLCMTLGRSLGTDRTLLQWLSLSQLPFMNQMTPEDYGLAVTLGAIENLKSGNTTVCEIFFSSRYDDGADEIAVAALAETGIRGLFFRCSNDEEFAPGFHEATIDISTRSQRLIETWRTDKRVHVGVGPIVPWSASENYWADTVDLVTNKAVPVHLHTAETPEYNDLISARSGKRNVEFLADIGALGPNVMLNHCVHLTPGDIDLIAEHGSPVIHDPTSNMILASGVSPVPEMRAAGITMGLACDGPACNNTQDMFEVMKDAALLHKVTRLDSGVLTAADVFAMATTGGAQAAGLGDSVGCLAPGRTADIVLVDTLSSHMRPLHDPMAALVYSARAADVDTVLVGGRVVVRNREILTVDEKSVIRRAQTRAEELRRSAGV, from the coding sequence ATGACGGATTCTCTACTTATTCAAGGCGGCACGATCTTGACGGCCACCAAAGAACAGCCGGTCATCGAGAACGGCTTCATCCTCATCGAAAAGGGACAGATTGCGGCGATCGGGCCGGGCCGGCCAAAGCCAGAGATAGACGTGGATGAGGTTATCGACGCCCGTGACAAGCTTGTGATCCCCGGCTTCGTCAACGCGCACACTCATCTCTGCATGACACTCGGTCGGTCTCTGGGTACGGATCGTACCCTGCTGCAATGGCTGTCCCTTTCCCAATTACCCTTCATGAACCAGATGACGCCCGAAGACTACGGGCTCGCGGTCACCCTCGGGGCGATCGAAAACCTGAAATCGGGGAACACCACCGTCTGCGAGATATTTTTTTCCTCCCGATATGACGACGGCGCGGATGAAATCGCCGTGGCGGCGCTTGCCGAGACCGGCATACGAGGGCTCTTCTTCCGGTGTTCCAATGACGAAGAATTCGCACCGGGCTTTCACGAGGCAACCATCGACATCTCGACGCGTAGCCAGCGGCTCATCGAAACATGGCGAACGGATAAACGTGTTCATGTGGGCGTCGGCCCCATCGTGCCCTGGTCTGCCAGCGAAAACTACTGGGCCGATACAGTCGATCTCGTGACAAACAAGGCCGTTCCCGTCCATCTCCATACGGCCGAGACCCCCGAATATAACGATCTGATCAGTGCCCGAAGCGGGAAACGAAATGTGGAATTTCTCGCGGACATCGGTGCGCTCGGCCCGAACGTGATGCTCAACCACTGCGTCCATCTTACGCCCGGCGACATCGACCTCATCGCCGAGCACGGTTCGCCCGTCATTCACGACCCCACATCCAATATGATACTTGCCTCCGGCGTTTCTCCTGTCCCCGAAATGCGCGCCGCCGGAATTACCATGGGGCTCGCCTGCGACGGGCCCGCCTGCAACAATACCCAGGACATGTTCGAAGTCATGAAGGACGCTGCGCTCTTGCACAAGGTAACACGCCTGGATTCAGGCGTTCTGACCGCTGCCGATGTTTTCGCCATGGCCACGACCGGCGGGGCCCAGGCGGCGGGACTGGGCGACAGCGTTGGCTGCCTTGCGCCAGGCCGAACCGCCGACATCGTCCTCGTCGATACGCTGTCAAGCCATATGCGCCCCCTGCACGACCCGATGGCCGCGCTGGTGTATTCCGCCCGCGCGGCCGATGTCGACACCGTGCTCGTGGGGGGCCGGGTTGTCGTCCGCAACCGGGAAATTCTCACCGTCGACGAGAAATCCGTCATCCGGCGGGCGCAGACGAGAGCGGAAGAGCTTCGACGCTCGGCCGGCGTCTGA
- a CDS encoding cation-transporting P-type ATPase — MDDAHAQPVEKILRMSGVPLESGLTQPEVAKRRRKYGLNRLSETARRGVWTILLGQFRGIIIYLLAAAAALSFFLGDWAEGWTIVAVLAINSTIGFTTELRAIKSMESLRRLSRVHARVRREGRTVTVLADEIVPGDIILLQSGDVVPADLRLVNSAGLQCDESALTGESLPVSKSVGRVSSDAPVAERTSMAFKGTAVTRGTGIAISVATGMETEIGKIATLAAEAKAEISPLEKRLDRLGGQLVWATLGLAVLIGVSGVYAGHPFATMVKTAVALAVAAVPEGLPIVATVALARGMWRMARRNALIENLSAVETLGATTVVLTDKTGTLTENRMTVDRIRVVDGIVQLDSKAGGVHPTDALSDQGKAANGPARLALRIAALCNNASLATPDNQGRTERDEGDPMEIALLAAGRRARMEAGSLEAEFPRVAEEPFSPETRMMATIHQPPARPGTDMNYFVAVKGAPEEVIRHSVRLFAGEGAVPLDDAGRTDWLRYNDDMTLKGLRVLAVAMKEASQPNVMPYDDLTLVGLVGLLDPPRADVGAAIEACHSAGVRVVMITGDHAGTALTIAQNINLAGDDASVIDTADIRAGEVIPPAEEARFLQALVFARVSPETKLSIVSLYQRNGEIVAMTGDGVNDAPALKKADIGVAMGQRGTEVAREAADMVLRDDAFPSIVAAMRQGRVIFGNIRKFVVYLMSCNLSEILVIGGAAMSGLPLPLLPLQILYLNLVTDVFPAFALGFGEGDPHIMRRPPRDPREAILGRDRWIAIVVYGVFITSAVIANFVLALGPLGMGEQQALTISFLTLAFAQLWHVFNMRASDAPLLRNEVTENPFVWGALALSAALITGAVAVPGLADLLGMAMPDFRGWCLAIGGSLVPLALGLGLHVLRPNWLRRMQ; from the coding sequence ATGGATGACGCTCACGCGCAACCGGTGGAAAAAATCCTTCGGATGAGCGGCGTTCCGCTGGAGAGCGGTCTTACTCAGCCGGAGGTCGCAAAGAGGCGCCGGAAATACGGGCTGAACCGCCTCAGTGAAACGGCGCGTCGCGGTGTCTGGACCATCCTCCTGGGCCAGTTCCGGGGCATTATCATCTATCTCCTGGCGGCTGCCGCGGCGCTGTCCTTTTTTCTCGGGGACTGGGCCGAGGGCTGGACCATCGTCGCGGTCCTGGCCATCAATTCCACAATCGGGTTTACCACCGAATTGCGGGCCATCAAATCGATGGAATCCCTGCGCCGGCTTTCACGGGTGCACGCCCGGGTCCGGCGCGAAGGTCGCACCGTTACGGTCCTCGCTGATGAAATTGTCCCCGGCGACATAATTCTGCTTCAAAGCGGAGACGTCGTGCCAGCGGACCTTCGTCTTGTAAACTCCGCCGGACTGCAATGCGATGAGTCAGCTCTGACTGGCGAATCTCTGCCCGTATCGAAATCCGTCGGGCGGGTCTCCTCCGATGCCCCCGTGGCCGAGCGCACGAGCATGGCGTTCAAGGGCACGGCCGTAACGCGCGGCACCGGTATCGCGATCTCGGTTGCTACGGGTATGGAAACCGAGATCGGCAAGATCGCTACCCTGGCTGCTGAGGCGAAAGCCGAGATTTCCCCTTTGGAAAAGCGGCTTGACCGGTTGGGCGGGCAGCTCGTCTGGGCGACGTTAGGCTTGGCGGTGCTGATCGGCGTCAGCGGCGTTTATGCCGGCCACCCGTTCGCGACAATGGTCAAGACTGCCGTGGCGCTCGCAGTAGCCGCCGTTCCCGAAGGTCTGCCTATTGTGGCGACAGTGGCGTTGGCCCGTGGCATGTGGCGTATGGCTCGCCGGAATGCGCTGATAGAGAATCTCTCGGCCGTGGAGACTCTCGGTGCCACGACCGTTGTCCTGACGGATAAGACCGGAACGCTTACCGAGAACCGTATGACCGTGGACCGGATCCGGGTTGTCGACGGAATCGTGCAGCTCGACTCGAAGGCCGGTGGGGTGCATCCGACTGACGCCCTGAGTGACCAGGGCAAGGCGGCAAATGGACCAGCTCGGTTGGCCCTGCGGATCGCTGCTCTGTGTAACAATGCCTCTCTCGCCACACCGGATAATCAGGGTCGGACGGAACGTGATGAGGGCGATCCGATGGAAATTGCGCTACTTGCGGCCGGCCGGAGGGCGCGGATGGAGGCAGGTTCGCTGGAGGCGGAATTTCCCAGGGTGGCTGAAGAGCCGTTCAGCCCCGAAACCCGGATGATGGCGACAATCCACCAGCCGCCCGCCCGCCCGGGAACGGACATGAACTATTTCGTTGCCGTGAAGGGCGCGCCGGAAGAAGTCATCAGGCATAGCGTGCGTCTGTTCGCGGGTGAAGGGGCGGTCCCGCTCGACGACGCCGGTCGAACAGACTGGCTGCGATACAACGATGACATGACCTTGAAGGGATTGCGTGTTCTGGCCGTGGCTATGAAGGAAGCCAGTCAGCCAAATGTCATGCCTTATGACGATTTGACTTTGGTGGGGCTGGTGGGGCTGTTGGATCCGCCCCGAGCCGATGTCGGTGCCGCTATCGAAGCCTGCCATAGCGCTGGGGTTCGCGTGGTCATGATCACGGGCGACCATGCCGGGACGGCGCTGACGATCGCGCAGAATATCAACCTTGCGGGAGACGATGCTTCGGTCATCGATACAGCCGATATCCGGGCGGGCGAAGTCATACCGCCCGCAGAAGAAGCCCGGTTTCTCCAGGCATTAGTCTTTGCGAGAGTTAGTCCGGAAACAAAACTCTCCATCGTCTCCCTGTATCAGAGGAACGGTGAGATCGTCGCCATGACGGGAGACGGGGTCAATGACGCACCTGCACTGAAAAAGGCGGATATCGGTGTCGCCATGGGCCAGCGGGGCACGGAAGTCGCGCGCGAGGCTGCCGATATGGTTTTGCGGGATGACGCGTTTCCATCGATCGTGGCGGCCATGCGCCAGGGCCGGGTTATTTTCGGGAACATCCGAAAATTCGTGGTCTATCTGATGTCCTGCAATCTCAGCGAAATTCTTGTCATTGGCGGGGCAGCCATGAGCGGCCTGCCGCTTCCGCTGCTGCCGTTGCAGATACTTTACCTCAACCTGGTTACGGATGTTTTCCCCGCTTTCGCCCTGGGGTTTGGCGAAGGAGATCCCCACATCATGCGTCGCCCGCCGAGGGATCCGCGAGAGGCAATTCTCGGCCGGGATCGCTGGATCGCCATCGTGGTTTATGGCGTTTTCATAACATCCGCAGTGATAGCCAATTTCGTTCTCGCGCTTGGTCCCCTGGGCATGGGGGAACAGCAGGCGCTGACGATCTCATTCTTGACCCTGGCGTTCGCCCAGCTCTGGCATGTCTTCAATATGCGGGCGTCGGATGCGCCGCTGCTCAGAAATGAAGTGACGGAAAACCCGTTTGTCTGGGGCGCTTTGGCGCTGTCTGCCGCGCTTATTACGGGCGCTGTGGCCGTCCCCGGCCTTGCGGACCTTCTCGGCATGGCCATGCCCGATTTCCGCGGCTGGTGTCTCGCGATTGGTGGCAGTCTGGTGCCGCTGGCCCTGGGGCTCGGGCTTCATGTCCTCCGGCCGAACTGGCTTCGGCGGATGCAATGA
- a CDS encoding hydroxyacid dehydrogenase, producing MKIVIFEIEPWEREAFASLEREHDLVFEAGRLDKHSASKHSDAEIISTFIYSALNREVLSQFPGLKLIATRSTGFDHIDLDICHAGDITVTNVPNYGENTVAEHVFALLLAISHRLVEAVDRTRRGDFTQAGLTGFDLEGKVMGIIGTGNIGRHTARIAKGFGMDVLAYDTRPDEAVAEEVGFEYTSFMDVLGRADVLSLHVPATTETRHMIADREFDAMKDGVVLINTARGSVVDVRSLLRALSRGRVAAAGIDVLPEEPVIREEAELLRSAFSREHDLESLLADHILLRLRNVLITPHSAFNTKEAVRRILDTTRENIEAFIAGRPRHLVS from the coding sequence GTGAAAATCGTGATCTTCGAAATCGAGCCTTGGGAACGCGAGGCCTTCGCCAGTCTCGAACGGGAGCACGATCTGGTTTTTGAGGCGGGACGTCTGGACAAGCATTCGGCCAGCAAGCACAGCGACGCGGAAATCATCTCGACCTTCATCTATTCGGCCCTGAACCGGGAAGTGCTGAGCCAATTTCCCGGACTCAAGCTGATTGCAACCCGGTCCACGGGGTTTGACCATATCGATCTCGACATCTGCCACGCCGGCGATATTACGGTAACCAATGTTCCGAATTACGGTGAAAATACGGTAGCCGAACATGTCTTTGCGCTGCTCCTCGCAATCAGTCATCGCCTGGTCGAGGCGGTGGACCGGACCCGCCGGGGCGATTTCACGCAGGCGGGACTGACCGGCTTCGATCTCGAGGGCAAGGTCATGGGCATCATCGGGACCGGCAATATCGGCCGCCATACGGCGCGTATCGCCAAAGGATTCGGCATGGACGTGCTTGCCTATGATACCAGGCCGGACGAGGCAGTGGCGGAAGAGGTGGGCTTTGAATACACGTCATTTATGGATGTGCTTGGCCGGGCAGATGTCTTGTCTCTGCATGTGCCGGCAACGACGGAAACCCGTCATATGATCGCCGATAGGGAATTTGACGCCATGAAAGACGGGGTCGTGCTGATCAATACGGCCCGGGGATCCGTTGTCGATGTCCGAAGCCTGTTGAGAGCCCTGTCCAGGGGGCGGGTGGCCGCGGCCGGGATTGATGTCCTGCCGGAAGAGCCGGTCATCAGGGAGGAGGCGGAACTATTGCGCTCGGCCTTTAGCCGGGAACATGATCTGGAAAGTCTCCTTGCAGACCATATTCTTTTGCGCTTGCGGAACGTTCTGATCACGCCCCACAGTGCCTTCAATACCAAAGAAGCGGTACGTCGTATCCTTGATACGACCCGCGAGAACATCGAAGCATTTATCGCCGGCAGGCCGCGACATCTGGTCAGCTGA